One candidate division KSB1 bacterium DNA window includes the following coding sequences:
- a CDS encoding ATP-binding cassette domain-containing protein — protein MASSVIELSGVNVRFGQRPVLVGLSLVVEKGEMVIVEGVTGSGKTTLMRVLLGAQPLAAGYGKVAGIQLGGVSRVELTSLRRRIGMVFQLPRFLDQETVLTNVSLPLAIAGETSDKCRGEGTRALLDAGLAAAGRKQTQQLSGGEQARLQIARALIHRPLVLLADEPFAHLDPESAAEAEALLSAAHARGTTVLVTTHRQTNLAQIARRLQLDEGRLK, from the coding sequence ATGGCGTCTTCCGTCATCGAACTTTCCGGTGTGAACGTAAGATTCGGCCAGCGCCCGGTCCTGGTCGGGCTGAGTCTGGTGGTCGAAAAAGGTGAAATGGTGATTGTGGAGGGCGTGACGGGTTCGGGCAAGACCACGCTGATGCGCGTGTTGCTCGGCGCGCAGCCGCTGGCGGCGGGTTACGGCAAGGTCGCTGGAATTCAACTTGGCGGCGTCTCGCGGGTGGAACTGACATCGCTGCGGCGGCGGATCGGCATGGTGTTCCAGTTGCCGCGCTTTCTGGACCAGGAGACGGTGCTCACCAACGTTTCGCTGCCGCTTGCGATTGCCGGTGAGACCAGCGACAAGTGCCGCGGCGAGGGCACTCGCGCATTGCTCGATGCGGGTCTGGCAGCGGCGGGTCGCAAGCAAACTCAACAGCTTTCGGGCGGTGAACAGGCGCGTCTGCAGATTGCCCGCGCACTGATTCACCGCCCGTTGGTATTATTGGCGGACGAGCCGTTCGCGCATTTGGATCCGGAGTCGGCGGCGGAGGCCGAAGCGTTGCTGTCGGCCGCCCACGCTCGCGGCACCACCGTGCTCGTCACGACTCACCGGCAGACGAATCTGGCACAGATCGCGCGCCGGTTGCAGTTGGACGAAGGGCGGTTGAAATGA
- a CDS encoding T9SS type A sorting domain-containing protein, with protein MRGTFLLLLWISLCSIAVAQPSERYQAGTTWSPLQWSSSVGRMLGTGPVGDVQVGWTNALTASQSPRHAYWNFWDLGMQSFTAQSGVQINATSRAGYLTLGVDTEGFGYPAFHQLIGQGSPHTAVGIDFLPGAGAFTAIEIPHRSEQGNDLSISWPKIAVAPDRTLHVVSSEGSRIFYSRGTPVFDESGFGMDIAWEPAPGGGGFLPLDSVSRQSWDIACGNVAPLRTAIGYTKPTHFPGVADHELSNDVYLRISNDSGFTWQPPLNITQFAAPDVACYDDSDDGICCTRDTLRAFGDLSILFDDDGYIHVAFTTVRYYQWNYEGFPQPNANAAQIWHWSEATGEIGLVAEEWLPDVPYNLGPHRAMVHKPSLAQDSDSGDLYCSYLRYDTTQVSDAGMLNADIWIARSSNGGSHWSISNNVTQTLVIPEAPNGANASEQDPSLALRTSWGRLVLFYQFYRGNMYEGGELGSQSILYMQRVHTDLLPPNPLLPPRPFHAEIVDCSPHVAEHFLPIGLHELRTNYPAWDVVRIGDLDRDGDADLVATSYDGNLIVWWENVDGEFAQRLLSSQIATPNTLELADLDANGGLDVVTTSYQGGDLVAFCNDGAAQFTVCNLVDDLVHPLRVTCTDWLADGDLDIVCSLGDHAHILLLERLSGGDYNVADLLNHVSWQPQTISGLFDVDQRGLSEWLLVSPGEGFMSFQSSAIVPIAPVRRPFADHLGWISATATGDLDNDGRADVIAASSSRGRISWWRNRAADTSGNVTLDFHQITRNLPWVSDISVVDLNMDSYPDILACASEGYDAAWFANDGRGRFTRHDLDLGLDGWHSIRAADLDGDTDIDVIAAGSGGIRWIENGVRVHGQPAHPLTTETAVPLVNRLNLAPAFPNPFNSSTEIRFSLPEQTDIKLRVFDILGRERAVLIDGAQAAGAHGLRFAPVGLASGLYFLSLETAQRTLVNKLLYLK; from the coding sequence ATGCGTGGAACTTTCTTACTACTGCTTTGGATTTCGCTGTGTTCAATCGCCGTCGCCCAACCGTCCGAACGTTATCAGGCGGGGACGACGTGGTCACCGCTGCAATGGAGCAGTTCGGTCGGTCGAATGTTGGGCACCGGCCCTGTCGGCGATGTGCAGGTGGGCTGGACGAACGCGCTGACAGCGAGTCAGTCGCCACGACATGCCTACTGGAACTTCTGGGACCTCGGAATGCAGTCGTTCACAGCTCAATCCGGAGTCCAGATCAACGCCACATCGCGCGCGGGTTACTTGACGCTGGGGGTGGACACGGAAGGGTTCGGCTATCCGGCTTTTCACCAGTTGATCGGGCAGGGCAGCCCGCATACGGCGGTCGGCATCGACTTCCTTCCCGGCGCGGGCGCGTTTACGGCGATCGAAATTCCGCATCGCAGCGAGCAGGGGAATGACCTGAGTATCAGTTGGCCCAAGATCGCCGTCGCTCCCGATCGCACGCTGCACGTCGTCTCCTCGGAAGGATCACGTATCTTCTATTCGCGTGGGACGCCGGTTTTCGATGAATCCGGCTTCGGGATGGACATCGCCTGGGAACCTGCTCCCGGCGGCGGCGGATTTCTCCCGCTGGACAGCGTTTCCCGTCAATCCTGGGATATCGCATGCGGCAACGTCGCGCCGCTTCGCACCGCCATCGGTTACACCAAACCCACGCACTTCCCCGGCGTCGCGGATCACGAGTTGTCCAACGACGTATATCTGCGGATCTCCAATGACAGCGGCTTCACCTGGCAACCGCCGCTGAACATCACGCAGTTCGCGGCCCCGGATGTCGCGTGTTACGACGACTCCGATGACGGCATCTGTTGTACTCGCGACACCCTGCGCGCCTTCGGGGACTTGAGTATCCTGTTCGATGATGATGGCTACATTCACGTGGCCTTCACGACCGTTCGCTACTATCAGTGGAATTACGAGGGCTTCCCGCAGCCGAATGCCAATGCCGCGCAGATCTGGCATTGGAGTGAAGCGACCGGCGAGATTGGCTTGGTCGCTGAGGAATGGCTGCCCGACGTCCCGTACAATCTCGGCCCGCATCGGGCGATGGTGCACAAGCCCAGTCTCGCTCAAGATTCCGATAGTGGCGATCTCTATTGCTCATACCTAAGGTACGACACGACGCAGGTTTCCGACGCCGGCATGCTGAACGCGGACATCTGGATTGCCCGCTCCTCGAACGGCGGATCGCACTGGTCCATCAGCAACAACGTGACGCAAACGCTGGTGATTCCGGAAGCGCCCAACGGTGCCAATGCCAGCGAGCAGGATCCGTCGCTGGCCCTGCGCACGTCCTGGGGAAGACTCGTTCTCTTCTATCAGTTCTATCGGGGCAACATGTACGAGGGTGGCGAGTTAGGCTCGCAGTCGATCCTGTACATGCAGCGCGTTCATACCGATCTGCTACCGCCGAATCCGCTGCTGCCGCCGCGTCCGTTTCACGCCGAGATCGTGGATTGCAGCCCGCATGTCGCCGAGCATTTCCTGCCTATCGGCCTGCACGAGCTTCGTACGAACTATCCCGCCTGGGACGTCGTTCGGATCGGTGATCTCGATCGCGACGGCGATGCCGATCTTGTGGCGACGTCCTACGACGGCAATCTGATTGTGTGGTGGGAGAATGTGGACGGTGAATTCGCGCAGCGCTTGCTGTCCAGTCAGATCGCCACACCGAATACGCTCGAGCTGGCCGACCTCGATGCCAACGGCGGTCTGGATGTGGTCACCACCTCCTACCAAGGCGGCGATCTCGTCGCCTTCTGTAATGACGGGGCGGCCCAATTTACGGTCTGCAATCTGGTTGACGATCTGGTTCACCCGCTGCGGGTGACCTGCACGGACTGGCTGGCGGACGGTGATCTCGACATCGTCTGCTCCCTCGGCGATCACGCGCACATCCTGCTGCTGGAGCGACTCTCCGGTGGCGACTACAATGTGGCCGACCTGCTGAATCACGTGAGTTGGCAACCACAGACCATCAGCGGTCTCTTTGATGTTGATCAGCGCGGACTGAGTGAATGGCTGCTGGTATCGCCGGGTGAAGGGTTTATGTCGTTTCAGAGTAGCGCGATCGTTCCGATCGCACCCGTTCGCCGGCCGTTCGCCGACCATCTTGGATGGATCAGCGCGACCGCGACGGGCGATCTGGACAACGACGGTCGCGCGGATGTGATCGCGGCGTCGTCATCGCGAGGCCGCATCTCCTGGTGGCGCAACCGTGCCGCGGATACGAGCGGCAACGTGACGCTCGATTTCCACCAGATCACGCGCAACCTGCCGTGGGTGAGCGACATATCCGTCGTTGATTTGAACATGGACTCGTACCCGGACATTCTGGCCTGCGCGAGTGAAGGCTATGACGCGGCGTGGTTTGCCAACGATGGCCGCGGCCGGTTCACGCGCCACGACCTTGATCTCGGGCTGGACGGCTGGCACTCGATTCGCGCGGCCGACCTCGACGGCGATACGGATATTGACGTGATCGCGGCCGGGAGCGGCGGAATCCGCTGGATCGAGAACGGGGTGCGCGTGCATGGTCAACCCGCTCACCCGCTCACGACGGAGACCGCGGTGCCGCTGGTTAACCGCTTGAATCTCGCTCCCGCGTTTCCGAATCCGTTCAACTCGTCCACGGAAATCCGATTCTCGCTGCCGGAGCAAACGGATATCAAACTACGAGTGTTCGACATCCTGGGTCGGGAGCGCGCCGTGCTGATCGACGGCGCGCAGGCGGCCGGAGCACACGGCTTGCGGTTTGCTCCCGTCGGACTCGCGAGCGGCCTCTACTTCCTTTCGCTGGAGACGGCGCAACGGACGTTGGTCAACAAACTGTTATATCTCAAGTAA
- a CDS encoding T9SS type A sorting domain-containing protein: protein MIAVDPAGDAHVVWMNGLAANQFPRHVYYNVWRRNAQQFEFVGGQMVDWFSRAGFCNIALDRGLCPYVALHEVRPGASGTVVTVYPCAGQPFACDIACVPSVCETDPDYFDNLWPKFAISSDNAVHLVTLGSGWDELLLVYYRGVRPSELDTIVWQPVDGDLRYRVLGNTPVIAHDVVASRRSGRVTIGWLPCPSRMDECYQWRNDVILKESSDNGLTWSDTINITLFVSGDTSCLNATHDTLVCNRDSMRAYTDLSLLFDQSDVLHAAFTTRAYYDFYPGMIGPFTWINRSLLWHWSEATGQFSLIANGWWPWPEELMDVGAWQLYVQRPSLAVDESNGYLYCAYMQYDTNCYSDQFFPMADVWISVSTDGGSRWSVGTNVTRTCPGELVPPPGSMNEREPTLAETVTDGVLHLTYVLDHDAGAVLYSEGVATLNEFIYQRIPVDSIPTTPLMPQYPLHWDSTGFYAAAAQERAMPSPREFALTAVYPNPFNGTATIKFELPRAQQVSLRIFDITGRAVTTLLDSRLTAGAHELRWSPHAQASGIYFAQLRSVNKTLTAKLLYIR, encoded by the coding sequence ATGATCGCGGTCGACCCGGCGGGTGACGCGCATGTCGTGTGGATGAACGGCCTCGCCGCAAACCAGTTTCCACGCCATGTCTACTACAATGTCTGGCGACGCAACGCGCAGCAGTTCGAGTTTGTCGGCGGACAGATGGTCGACTGGTTCTCTCGCGCAGGATTCTGCAACATCGCGCTGGACCGCGGATTATGTCCTTATGTCGCACTGCACGAGGTTCGTCCCGGGGCAAGCGGTACAGTCGTAACGGTTTACCCATGCGCGGGCCAGCCATTCGCGTGCGATATCGCATGTGTGCCCTCGGTTTGCGAGACTGATCCCGACTACTTTGACAACCTCTGGCCAAAATTCGCGATCAGCTCGGACAATGCTGTTCACCTTGTGACCCTTGGATCCGGTTGGGACGAATTGCTACTGGTGTATTACCGAGGGGTCCGTCCGTCGGAACTGGACACCATTGTCTGGCAGCCTGTCGACGGTGACCTCAGGTATCGCGTATTGGGCAACACGCCTGTGATCGCACATGATGTTGTCGCCTCCCGTAGGAGTGGTCGTGTCACGATCGGATGGCTACCATGCCCGTCCCGGATGGATGAATGCTATCAGTGGCGGAATGATGTCATCCTGAAGGAGTCATCGGACAATGGTCTGACCTGGTCCGACACTATCAACATCACGCTCTTCGTCTCCGGCGACACGTCTTGCCTTAACGCCACCCACGACACGTTGGTCTGCAATCGCGATTCGATGCGCGCCTACACCGATCTTAGCTTGCTCTTTGACCAAAGCGATGTTCTTCACGCGGCCTTCACGACTCGTGCCTACTACGATTTCTACCCGGGAATGATCGGCCCGTTCACTTGGATCAATCGTTCTCTGCTCTGGCACTGGAGCGAAGCCACCGGACAATTCAGCCTGATCGCCAACGGCTGGTGGCCGTGGCCCGAAGAACTCATGGACGTTGGCGCGTGGCAGCTCTATGTCCAGCGACCGAGCCTCGCCGTGGACGAGAGCAACGGCTATCTCTACTGCGCCTACATGCAGTACGACACAAACTGCTACTCGGACCAGTTCTTCCCCATGGCCGACGTGTGGATCAGCGTTTCCACGGACGGCGGCTCGCGCTGGAGTGTCGGCACGAACGTGACGCGCACCTGTCCGGGAGAACTCGTTCCACCTCCCGGCAGCATGAACGAGCGCGAACCGACCCTCGCCGAAACCGTCACCGACGGTGTGCTGCATCTGACGTACGTGCTCGATCATGACGCGGGCGCTGTTCTGTACAGTGAGGGCGTCGCCACGTTGAATGAGTTCATCTACCAGCGCATCCCTGTGGATTCGATTCCCACGACGCCGCTGATGCCGCAGTATCCGCTGCACTGGGACTCGACGGGGTTCTATGCAGCAGCGGCGCAGGAGCGAGCCATGCCATCGCCACGGGAGTTTGCACTGACCGCAGTTTACCCAAATCCTTTCAATGGCACGGCCACGATCAAGTTTGAGCTTCCCCGCGCACAGCAGGTGAGTCTCCGGATCTTCGACATCACAGGTCGAGCGGTTACAACCCTTCTGGATTCCCGCCTGACTGCCGGGGCACACGAGCTCCGCTGGTCGCCGCACGCTCAAGCCTCGGGGATATATTTTGCTCAGCTCCGGTCCGTGAACAAGACCCTAACCGCCAAACTGCTCTACATTCGGTAA
- a CDS encoding T9SS type A sorting domain-containing protein gives MSYERIMVIGMSILACAGAAIGQPIGQTSIPGGTWWDNQSFGTQPRAIAEDEYRNKHTAWSYRADSAGWPTRHVLYSGWNEDRQVWGPGNGFGIDYASHAGHAQVWYTAPFCPIITYDGAYGPHTVSTNLLCLEVTDGPVPPRHWDFVEDVTNPRSCVDMIGNLHLFATTTPDIETIWLWYARGQILRNARHQVVRVDWDVYADSLEYQDFGQIDQPCYAMAAARHAPRVARAWPRPTGSTPYRYGFDQDLVIQISEDGGASWSDTINVTSFVPPDTACSSGHFAECNRDTFRFWRDISLLFDEHDQLHISFVTSRLSFWDNGEFSLNTNGLTSMIWHWSEATHQVSFMVNGWSFYSRELGDYWDRVVQRPCLSVDESTGRLYCLYQTFDTTAQNVNHYCSADLFCSVSTDEGVRWSVGTNVTRTHPAGNPVPNGQSLLERDPSATEVVSSGLLHVQYELDHEAGDANEQSLPLTWNEIIYQRIPVDSIPTTPLMPQYPLHWDSTGFYAAAQERAHPTAAEFALVAPYPNPFNSTATIEYSLALRASVRLAIYDILGREVAVLVDDETNAGSHRHTWDARGVASGLYFVSLRSGDQAQTRKLMLLK, from the coding sequence ATGAGCTACGAACGAATTATGGTAATCGGGATGTCAATCCTGGCCTGCGCGGGAGCAGCAATCGGCCAGCCGATCGGTCAGACAAGTATTCCCGGCGGCACCTGGTGGGACAATCAGAGCTTTGGCACTCAACCCCGGGCAATTGCCGAAGACGAATACCGTAATAAGCACACGGCATGGTCCTATCGAGCCGATTCCGCGGGTTGGCCCACGCGGCACGTACTTTATAGCGGTTGGAACGAAGACCGTCAGGTCTGGGGACCGGGAAACGGCTTCGGCATCGACTATGCGTCGCACGCCGGACACGCTCAAGTCTGGTACACCGCTCCGTTCTGTCCCATCATCACCTACGACGGTGCGTACGGCCCCCATACCGTGTCAACCAATCTACTCTGCTTGGAAGTAACGGATGGGCCGGTGCCGCCGCGCCATTGGGATTTCGTTGAGGACGTGACCAATCCGCGATCGTGCGTTGACATGATCGGCAACCTTCATCTGTTCGCGACGACAACTCCTGATATCGAGACCATTTGGCTCTGGTATGCGCGTGGTCAAATCCTGCGAAATGCTCGGCACCAGGTCGTACGTGTAGATTGGGATGTTTATGCTGATAGTCTGGAGTATCAGGACTTCGGTCAAATCGATCAGCCGTGCTACGCGATGGCCGCGGCTCGACATGCTCCCCGCGTCGCCCGAGCCTGGCCGCGCCCCACGGGCAGTACACCATACCGCTACGGATTCGATCAGGATCTTGTCATTCAGATCAGCGAGGACGGCGGCGCTTCATGGTCGGATACCATCAATGTAACTTCATTCGTGCCGCCAGACACCGCGTGCAGTTCGGGACACTTCGCCGAGTGCAACCGCGATACGTTTCGCTTCTGGCGAGATATCTCACTGCTCTTTGATGAGCACGATCAGCTGCACATTTCGTTCGTCACCAGCCGATTGAGCTTCTGGGACAACGGCGAGTTCTCGTTGAACACGAACGGCTTGACGTCAATGATCTGGCACTGGTCGGAAGCGACCCATCAGGTCAGTTTCATGGTAAACGGCTGGAGCTTCTACTCCCGCGAGTTAGGTGACTACTGGGACCGTGTTGTTCAAAGACCATGTTTGTCAGTCGACGAATCGACCGGTCGTCTATACTGTCTGTACCAGACGTTCGACACGACGGCACAAAATGTAAACCACTATTGCAGTGCCGACCTCTTCTGTTCGGTCTCAACCGACGAAGGCGTGCGATGGAGTGTCGGGACCAACGTGACTCGAACGCATCCGGCGGGGAATCCTGTGCCCAACGGACAAAGCCTTTTGGAACGCGATCCGAGCGCGACGGAAGTGGTATCAAGCGGCTTGCTGCATGTGCAGTACGAACTGGATCACGAGGCGGGCGACGCTAATGAACAATCCTTGCCTCTGACGTGGAATGAGATCATCTACCAGCGCATTCCCGTGGATTCGATTCCCACGACTCCGCTGATGCCGCAGTATCCGCTGCACTGGGACTCGACGGGGTTTTATGCAGCGGCGCAGGAGCGAGCGCATCCAACGGCAGCTGAATTTGCTTTGGTTGCTCCCTATCCCAATCCCTTTAACTCGACGGCGACTATCGAGTATTCACTCGCATTACGCGCGAGCGTGCGGCTGGCGATCTACGACATTCTGGGCCGTGAGGTCGCCGTGCTGGTAGACGACGAGACGAATGCCGGATCGCACCGGCACACATGGGACGCGCGGGGCGTCGCCAGCGGCCTCTACTTCGTATCGCTGAGGTCGGGCGATCAGGCTCAGACACGGAAACTCATGCTGTTGAAATGA
- a CDS encoding T9SS type A sorting domain-containing protein, whose protein sequence is MKRLLIILCIAAPSYAQPIGTIDTAGITINDVQAYGSPGRRIALDDSGYASVVWYGTLANSPRPLWNVWSPLSQDFLWPNGMPILEGRGGAPQVCVDDHGLALISSHELNTSYVNSTVCLDYLPHFGAFTCTGVGIPEIDLYNTRLAVHLSTAHLLAMGQTHDPDQPATLHYTRGTIEIDEQHSGIGVDWDQPLSMATTSSNGYALAAAQRHPWVAVAWHTPGPLDSTRFSSMFNQDILLERSIDAGGTWGEPLNITQFAEPDTDCASGDTLICCIDTFRAYGDIDLLYDGSWWDALHVLFTTASYYALWPDGEPTSYIKRSTIWHWDDQHEEYNLVADGWWPFTDPLIYDGVNQFNVQRPSLAIDPVLGWLYCTYMKYDTNCTSEQLYPMADIWISMSTNGGRSWSVGTNVTNTCPGQNVRAPGSMSERDPSLAEYVTDGFLHLTYVLDHDAGSAFSNEGVTTDNPVVYQRISTFDIDRLPLMPQYPLHIDSTGFPWVPDDHAVEHEIVPTESELSAPYPNPFNASTTISYDLSTPAHVRLTVHDLLGREVAVLYDGAAPAGKHRLIWNAGNFSSGLYFVSLRSGDQAQTQKLMLLK, encoded by the coding sequence ATGAAACGGTTGCTCATCATTTTGTGCATTGCGGCGCCGAGCTACGCGCAGCCCATCGGCACGATTGACACCGCCGGCATCACCATCAACGACGTTCAGGCTTACGGCTCACCGGGCCGACGCATCGCGCTGGATGACAGCGGGTATGCGAGCGTCGTCTGGTATGGCACGCTCGCGAATTCACCGCGCCCGCTCTGGAACGTTTGGTCTCCGCTTTCGCAGGACTTCCTGTGGCCGAACGGCATGCCGATCCTCGAAGGGCGCGGCGGCGCACCGCAGGTCTGTGTGGACGATCACGGCCTTGCGTTGATCTCCTCGCACGAGCTAAATACGTCCTATGTGAATTCCACGGTCTGTCTCGACTATCTGCCGCATTTCGGCGCGTTCACGTGCACGGGCGTTGGGATTCCCGAAATTGATTTGTACAACACCCGGCTCGCGGTCCACCTGAGCACGGCGCACCTTCTGGCGATGGGGCAAACACACGATCCGGATCAACCGGCCACACTCCACTACACCCGGGGCACGATCGAAATTGATGAGCAGCACAGCGGAATAGGCGTGGACTGGGATCAGCCGCTTTCGATGGCCACGACGAGTTCGAACGGATATGCGCTTGCGGCGGCTCAGCGCCATCCCTGGGTCGCGGTCGCCTGGCACACCCCCGGTCCGCTAGACAGCACGCGCTTCAGCAGCATGTTCAACCAAGATATCCTCCTTGAGCGGAGCATTGATGCCGGTGGAACTTGGGGTGAGCCACTCAATATTACGCAATTCGCCGAGCCGGACACCGACTGTGCGTCGGGGGACACCCTGATTTGCTGCATCGACACCTTTCGCGCGTACGGCGATATCGACCTGCTCTATGACGGAAGCTGGTGGGATGCGCTGCACGTCTTGTTCACCACGGCGTCCTACTATGCGCTCTGGCCGGACGGAGAACCGACATCGTACATTAAGCGATCCACGATCTGGCATTGGGATGACCAACATGAGGAGTACAATCTGGTCGCCGACGGCTGGTGGCCGTTCACAGATCCGCTCATCTATGACGGTGTCAACCAGTTCAACGTGCAGCGGCCGTCGCTGGCCATCGATCCCGTCTTAGGATGGCTCTATTGTACGTACATGAAATACGACACCAACTGCACGTCGGAGCAGCTCTACCCGATGGCGGACATTTGGATTTCCATGTCCACGAATGGCGGTCGCAGTTGGTCTGTCGGGACCAATGTTACGAATACCTGTCCCGGGCAGAATGTCCGGGCTCCCGGCAGCATGAGTGAACGCGATCCGTCGTTAGCCGAGTACGTCACGGATGGTTTCCTGCACCTGACCTACGTGCTCGACCACGACGCCGGAAGCGCGTTCTCTAATGAAGGAGTGACCACCGACAACCCGGTTGTCTATCAGCGGATCTCAACCTTCGACATCGACCGCTTGCCGCTCATGCCGCAGTATCCTCTTCATATCGACTCCACCGGCTTTCCGTGGGTGCCCGATGACCACGCGGTTGAGCACGAGATCGTCCCCACGGAGTCTGAGTTGTCGGCGCCCTACCCGAATCCGTTCAACGCGAGCACGACGATCTCGTACGACCTCTCAACTCCCGCGCACGTGCGCCTCACGGTTCATGATCTGTTGGGTCGCGAGGTCGCGGTCCTGTATGATGGCGCGGCACCGGCAGGCAAACACCGGCTGATCTGGAACGCAGGCAACTTCTCCAGCGGCCTCTACTTCGTTTCGCTGCGATCCGGCGATCAGGCTCAGACACAGAAACTCATGCTGTTGAAGTAG